The following coding sequences are from one Lolium rigidum isolate FL_2022 chromosome 6, APGP_CSIRO_Lrig_0.1, whole genome shotgun sequence window:
- the LOC124661065 gene encoding UDP-glycosyltransferase 73C6-like yields the protein MTFDHGNGPIGSAGAHFVLVPMMAQGHTIPMTDMARLLAEHGAQVSFITTPVNASRLAGFAADVETAGLPVQLVELRFPTAEFGLPDGCENIDMIESKGLVVSFMEACAALGEPLMAHLRQQQRSPPSCIISDMMHWWTGDIARELGIPRLTFTGCCGFSSLVRYIISHNKVLENVTDENELITIPGFPTQLELTKAKCPGSLFIPGFEKIREKMYEEELRCNGVIINSFKELETLYIESLEQVTRKKVWTVGPMCLCHRDSNTMATRGNKASMDEAQCLQWLDSMKPGSVIFVSFGSLASTTPQQLVELGLGLEASNKPFIWVIKAGGKFPEVEEWLADGFEERVKDRGMIIRGWAPQVMILWHQAIGGFVTHCGWNSTIEGICAGVPMITWPHFAEQFLNEKLVVDVLKTGFEVGVKGVTQWGNEQQEVMVTRDAVEKAVYTLMGEGEAAQELRMRAKDYAIKARRAFGEEGSSYNNVRLLIQEMGNKTNACG from the exons ATGACCTTCGACCACGGCAACGGCCCGATCGGCTCCGCCGGGGCGCACTTTGTTCTGGTCCCGATGATGGCGCAGGGCCACACCATTCCCATGACAGACATGGCTCGCCTGCTGGCCGAGCATGGCGCGCAGGTCAGCTTCATCACCACGCCGGTGAACGCCTCCAGGTTGGCGGGCTTCGCTGCCGATGTGGAGACAGCGGGCCTGCCGGTCCAGCTAGTGGAGCTCCGCTTCCCGACCGCCGAGTTCGGCCTACCGGACGGGTGCGAGAACATCGACATGATCGAGTCCAAGGGTCTGGTCGTGAGCTTCATGGAGGCATGTGCCGCGCTCGGGGAGCCGTTAATGGCTCACCTCCGTCAGCAGCAGCGCTCGCCTCCAAGCTGCATCATATCTGACATGATGCACTGGTGGACCGGTGACATCGCAAGGGAGCTTGGTATCCCGAGGCTCACTTTTACTGGCTGCTGTGGCTTCTCGTCCCTAGTCAG GTACATCATCTCTCACAACAAGGTGCTGGAAAACGTCACAGATGAAAATGAGCTCATCACGATCCCGGGGTTCCCTACACAACTAGAGTTGACCAAGGCTAAATGCCCTGGAAGTCTTTTCATTCCAGGTTTTGAGAAAATTCGTGAGAAGATGTATGAGGAGGAGCTGAGATGCAATGGTGTGATCATTAACAGCTTCAAAGAACTAGAGACATTGTACATTGAGTCATTGGAGCAAGTGACAAGGAAGAAGGTCTGGACGGTCGGGCCAATGTGCCTCTGCCACCGAGACAGCAACACAATGGCCACAAGAGGAAACAAGGCATCAATGGATGAGGCACAGTGCTTGCAATGGCTTGATTCAATGAAGCCAGGCTCGGTAATCTTTGTCAGCTTTGGCAGCCTCGCTTCCACTACACCTCAACAGCTTGTTGAGCTGGGGCTGGGACTCGAAGCCTCCAACAAACCCTTTATTTGGGTGATCAAAGCAGGAGGAAAGTTTCCTGAAGTCGAGGAATGGCTCGCAGATGGGTTCGAGGAGCGCGTCAAAGACAGAGGCATGATTATAAGAGGCTGGGCACCACAGGTAATGATACTGTGGCACCAAGCCATTGGAGGATTTGTGACGCACTGTGGGTGGAACTCAACAATAGAGGGTATATGTGCAGGTGtgcccatgatcacatggccacaTTTTGCGGAGCAGTTTTTGAATGAGAAGCTCGTGGTGGATGTTCTGAAAACTGGTTTCGAGGTTGGAGTGAAAGGAGTTACACAGTGGGGAAACGAACAACAAGAGGTTATGGTTACAAGAGATGCTGTGGAAAAAGCAGTGTACACCCTGATGGGTGAGGGGGAGGCTGCACAGGAGTTGAGGATGAGAGCAAAAGACTACGCCATTAAGGCAAGGAGGGCTTTCGGCGAGGAAGGTTCTTCGTATAACAACGTAAGGCTATTAATTCAAGAAATGGGAAACAAGACGAATGCATGTGGCTGA